GCGGCTGACAACCGGAGCCTCGGGCGGTTTATCCTCGACGGGATCCCGCCAGCTCCGCGAGGAGTGCCGCAAATCGAAGTGACCTTCGACATCGATGCCAACGGCATCCTGAACGTGTCGGCGCGTGACAAAGCCACCGGCAAAGAACAGTCCATCCGCATTGAGGCCTCCAGTGGGCTGACACCCGAAGAAATCGAGCGGATGCGCGAAGAGGCACGTCGGCACGCAGCAGAGGACCGGAAGCGGCGGGAACAGGTCGAGAAGCTCAACCAGGCCGACTCGCTTATCTACATGACCGAAAAGAACCTGCGCGAGTACGGAGACAAGCTGCCGGCCGAAAAACGGGCAAAGATTGAGTCGGCCCTCGAACGCCTCAAAGAAGTGCACAAAGCTCGCAACTTTGACGAGCTCGACTCGGCAATCGCCCAGCTGAACCAGGCCTGGAATGAGGCCAGCCAGGAACTCTACCAGGCCCAGCAAGCGGCCGGTGCGCAAACGGCCGACGGGGCTTCAGCGCAGGCCGGGTCTGGTGGCGTCCGCGAAGCCGACTATGAGGTGATCGACGAAGACGACAAAGACAAGCAATAAAGCGCGCGTGCTGTGGCCTGGCCACCGCGCGCTTTTACATAGATGACTTGAAACCCGGATGGGGTATCCCATCCGGGTTTTTTTCATTGTCCTGTCCGCTCTGCCTGATCCTCCGGCAACCGAAATATGCGCCGGGCATTTGTGGTCGTGATGCGGGCCACCTCCTCCAGCGGCACGCCCTTGAGCGCGGCCAGTTTTTCAGCAACATGCCGCACGTAGGCTGGCTCGTTGCGCTTGCCCCGGTGCGGTACAGGAGCCAGAAAGGGGGCGTCCGTTTCCAACACCATCTGTTCCAGTGGTAACGTACGTACCAGTTCAGCCAGTCCACTTTTTTTAAAGGTCAGGATGCCACCAATACCCAGCAAAAAGCCCAGCTCGGCTGCCGCCTCGGCTACCCAGGCCGGTCCGGTGAAACAATGAAAAATCCCTCGTAGTCGCTCGGGATGTGCGCTGGCGTCCCGTTCTTCCTGCAGGATGCGCACCAGGTCTTCGGATGCTTCCCGGTTATGCAGGATCAAGGGGAGATCCATTTCGATAGCCAGCCGAATGTGCTGACGCAAAAATGCCTGTTGCCGATCCATGAAAGACCGATCCCAGTAGTAGTCCAGCCCGCTTTCCCCTACGGCAACCACGCGGGGATCCTCACACAACCGGGCAACTTCGTCAAAATCGGCTTCGGTAGCCTGCCGGGTCTCCGAAGGGTGCAGCGCAGCCATCGCATACACCCCCGGGTAGCGGTCGCAGAGTGCCAGCGCTTGATGCACCGAAGCCACATCAATAGCGGGCAGGATCATGGACACTACCCCGGCAGCCCGCGCGCGGGCAACCACGTCATCACGGTCCGCCTCGAAAGCCTCCAGGTACAGATGCACATGCGTGTCGACCAGAGTGATCATGGATTCTCCTGCTGGTTGG
Above is a window of Rhodothermus sp. DNA encoding:
- a CDS encoding TatD family hydrolase; this translates as MITLVDTHVHLYLEAFEADRDDVVARARAAGVVSMILPAIDVASVHQALALCDRYPGVYAMAALHPSETRQATEADFDEVARLCEDPRVVAVGESGLDYYWDRSFMDRQQAFLRQHIRLAIEMDLPLILHNREASEDLVRILQEERDASAHPERLRGIFHCFTGPAWVAEAAAELGFLLGIGGILTFKKSGLAELVRTLPLEQMVLETDAPFLAPVPHRGKRNEPAYVRHVAEKLAALKGVPLEEVARITTTNARRIFRLPEDQAERTGQ